One Panicum virgatum strain AP13 chromosome 3N, P.virgatum_v5, whole genome shotgun sequence DNA segment encodes these proteins:
- the LOC120665174 gene encoding PRA1 family protein B2-like, with the protein MASAPTPPPLLPVTNPAPGSSPATAGGSDAPIAQPAFRLFLSRVSDSARRSLSDRRPWGELLDRSAFSKPDSVSDATSRLRRNLAYFRVNYAAVVAFALGASLLAHPFSLLILLGLLAAWCFLYLFRASDQPVVLFGRTFSDRETLMGLVGASFVLLFFTSVASLIISGLLVGGALVAAHGAFRVPEDLFLDEPNAAAGNSAAQGLLSFLVAPGSGV; encoded by the coding sequence ATGGCCTCCgcaccgacgccgccgcccctcctcccggTGACCAACCCCGCCCCCGGATCgtccccggccaccgccggcggctcCGACGCGCCGATCGCGCAGCCGGCCTTCCGGCTCTTCCTGAGCCGGGTCTCCGACTCGGCGCGGCGCTCGCTGTCCGACCGCCGGCCGTGGGGGGAGCTCCTCGATCGCTCCGCGTTCTCCAAGCCGGACTCCGTCTCCGACGCCACCTCCCGCCTGCGCCGCAACCTCGCCTACTTCCGCGTCAACTACGCCGCCGTGGTCGCCTTCGCGCTGGGGGCCTCGCTCCTGGCGCACCCCTTCTCGCTCCTCATCCTCCtgggcctcctcgccgcctgGTGCTTCCTCTACCTCTTCCGCGCCTCCGACCAGCCCGTCGTCCTCTTCGGCCGCACCTTCTCCGACCGCGAGACGCTGATGGGGCTCGTCGGCGCGTCCTTCGTCCTGCTCTTCTTCACCTCCGTCGCGTCGCTCATCATCTCCGGGCTGCTCGTCGGCGGGGCCCTCGTCGCGGCGCACGGCGCGTTCCGCGTGCCCGAGGACCTCTTCCTCGACGAGCCCAACGCGGCCGCAGGCAACAGCGCTGCCCAAGGGCTGCTGTCCTTCCTCGTCGCACCCGGATCTGGTGTTTGA